The proteins below come from a single Periophthalmus magnuspinnatus isolate fPerMag1 chromosome 7, fPerMag1.2.pri, whole genome shotgun sequence genomic window:
- the ttpal gene encoding alpha-tocopherol transfer protein-like: MADQHESIDLGSPPLGPEAETGWFPGPPPPLYVCTLTPALEAKARDELQEKPEWRLRDVQALRDMILKEQPNLRTRLDDAFLLRFLRARKFDYDRALQLLLKYQAGRKAWPEVFKDLKPSSVKHVLELGFLTVLPKPDPHGRYILCLRPGKWTPNDYPFVDNVRALYLTLEKLIQPEEAQVNGIVILADYSGVGMSQASNPGPFLAKKVVSILQDGFPIRIKAVNIINEPRIFKGIFAIIKPFLKEKMAERYVLHGSDLHSLHRQIPRSVLPPEYGGTAVDLDLGAWSRLLLDCEEEFIVEFCQPDPLEGIVLPDSMLFEGEGASGYEEDSFRALRSQLYYCY, from the exons ATGGCGGATCAGCATGAGTCCATCGACCTGGGCTCACCTCCCCTGGGCCCTGAGGCAGAGACAGGCTGGTTCCCTggtcctcctccacccctctaTGTCTGCACTCTCACCCCAGCTCTGGAGGCCAAAGCCAGGGACGAACTCCAAGAGAAACCAGAGTGGAGGCTCCGAGATGTCCAGGCTCTCAGAGATATGATCCTCAAG GAGCAGCCAAACCTTCGAACGCGTCTTGATGATGCGTTTCTTCTGCGTTTTCTTCGGGCACGTAAGTTCGACTACGACCGCGCACTGCAGCTGCTCCTGAAGTACCAGGCCGGGAGGAAGGCCTGGCCTGAGGTGTTCAAGGACCTGAAGCCATCATCGGTGAAGCACGTTCTGGAGCTCGGCTTTCTCACAGTGCTGCCCAAACCAGACCCACACGGACGCTACATCCTCTGCCTCAGACCAG GGAAATGGACGCCCAATGACTACCCATTTGTGGATAACGTTCGTGCTCTGTACCTGACTCTGGAGAAGCTGATCCAGCCCGAAGAGGCCCAGGTGAATGGGATCGTGATCCTGGCCGACTACAGTGGAGTCGGAATGTCGCAGGCCTCCAACCCGGGGCCTTTCCTCGCCAAGAAGGTCGTCAGCATCCTGCAG GACGGCTTTCCAATCAGAATCAaagctgtaaacatcatcaatgAGCCCAGAATCTTTAAAGGAATCTTTGCGATAATTAAACCTTTTCTGAAAGAGAAGATGGCCGAGAGA TACGTCCTGCACGGCTCAGACCTGCACTCGCTGCACAGACAGATCCCTCGCTCAGTGCTGCCCCCAGAGTATGGAGGCACTGCTGTAGACCTGGACCTGGGGGCTTGGTCCAGACTCCTCCTGGACTGTGAGGAGGAGTTCATCGTGGAGTTCTGTCAGCCCGACCCACTAGAGGGCATCGTGCTTCCAGACTCCATGTTGTTTGAAGGAGAAGGGGCCAGTGGATACGAGGAGGACAGCTTCAGGGCCCTGCGCTCACAactgtactactgctactga